A stretch of the Spirochaetota bacterium genome encodes the following:
- the rpsD gene encoding 30S ribosomal protein S4, with product MSRYNEQKCRMCRREGVKLFLKGERCHSDKCPIVRKKLIKSKNLKLSNYGRQLREKQKMKRYYGLKEAQFRNYFYKAFKMKGITGNNLLKLLEMRFDNIIYRLRLAKSRAQARQFINHGMFKLNGDVIDIPSYIVKPNTIIELSDKGIKNELLKMIIEENENSTPEVEWLSFDYKNKKGQVLREPTREDVTMSFNEQLVVEFYSK from the coding sequence ATGAGTAGATATAATGAGCAAAAATGTAGAATGTGTAGAAGAGAAGGAGTAAAATTGTTTCTAAAAGGTGAGAGATGTCATTCTGATAAATGCCCTATAGTTAGAAAGAAATTAATTAAATCAAAAAATTTAAAGTTATCTAACTATGGAAGACAATTAAGAGAAAAGCAAAAAATGAAAAGATATTATGGACTTAAAGAAGCACAGTTTAGAAATTATTTTTATAAAGCATTTAAAATGAAAGGAATAACTGGAAATAATCTTCTAAAACTTTTAGAGATGAGGTTTGATAATATAATATATAGATTAAGATTAGCTAAATCAAGGGCACAAGCAAGACAATTTATTAACCATGGAATGTTTAAATTAAATGGAGATGTTATTGATATCCCATCTTATATAGTAAAACCAAATACTATTATTGAATTGTCTGACAAAGGAATCAAAAATGAGTTATTAAAAATGATAATTGAAGAAAATGAAAATTCAACTCCAGAAGTAGAATGGTTAAGTTTTGATTATAAAAATAAAAAAGGACAGGTTTTAAGAGAACCAACGAGAGAAG